The Stigmatella ashevillena genomic sequence CGCGCACTCGCCATGCGTAAGCGTGATTGTCCTGGAGGTCCTCCAGCGTTTCGCTCTCCGTCCCATCCGTCAGTGTGGCGGAGGTGGCCGCTCCTGGGACCTGGTCCACCGTGACATCGCGGATCGGCCGCGTGAGCAACCGGTCCGAGAAGAGCTGGAACTGGTAGCGCACCGTGGAGAGGTTGCCGACATCCTTCACGTTCTGGGTGGTGAGCACGAGCTGAGGGGCGTTCACCTGTTCGCCGGACAAGGGGGATCCGGCCACCGCGGCCTCGGGAATGCGGGGGCCGCCGGTCTCGGAGAGGAACTCGGTGAGGTTGCTGACCCCATCGCCGTCTCGGTCCTCGTCCGCGTCATGGCGCGTAGGGTCCAGGCCGTGCTCCACCTCCCAGCTGTCCGCCATCCCATCGCCATCGGCGTCCTTCCACCAGACGGTCAGGGTGATGGGCTGCGAATCCGAGGCACCGTCGTCATCGGTGACGGTGACGGTGACGATGTGGGTACGCCCCTCGCCACTGCTCTGTTGGAAGTGGGGCGTCCACAGCAGCAGGCCATCTTCCGTCACGTTCAAGCCCGCAGGGGCGTTGCTGACGCTGAAGGCCAAGGTGTCCGCGCCGGGATCCGTGGCGGTCAGGCGCAGCGCGAGCAGGCGGCCCTCCATGGCATCCGTGCGGGGCGGGAGCGTGAGCGCCGGGGGCACGTTGTCGATGGTGACGGGGACGGTCAGGTCGGTGAAGCTGTCTTCATCCATCACGCGCACGAGGGTGGTGAAGGTGTTGCCCCCGGCAGGGTTGTCGCGGAAGGCGTGCAGGGCATAGGGCGCGGTGGTCAGGGCGTCGAACGTTCCATCGCCTTCGAAATCCCAGAGGAATGCCTGGAGGGGATCGGCGTTGGCCTCCTGTGCTCCGCTGCGTGCCGAGAGATCAAAGGTCATCGTGGAGGGTTCCTTGCCGCGGCCTGTCAGCAGCCGCGCCGTCAGCCCCTTGGCTTCTGGGTTCACCTCGGCGATGTCCAGCGTGAGGGTCTGCACGTCGGAGACGCTGCCGTCAGCATCCACCACCCGCAGGGCGTACTGGAACTGGCCCGAGTCCGCGGCAATGCCAGACAGGGTGATGTCTCCATCGGTGATCCGGGATTCCTCCGCATCCACGGTGAAGGTGGTGCCGTCATAGTCATGGTCCCACTGGACCTTCCAGGGCTTGGCGTTGTCCCCCGGGTTGCTGAAGGAGGAGAGGAAGTGGAAGGTGCTGCCCTCCTTCAGGGATGTGTCTCCCCGAATGGCGCTCAGGGCGGGAGACAGATCCTCGACGGTGACGTCCAACACCTGGATGTTGCTCTGAACCCCATCCTTGTCGGTGACCCGGGCGGCGACGGTGAAGGTGCCATCCTGCGGGAAGGTGTGTTCGAGGGTGACGCGGCCTGCCCGGGTGGCCAGAGAGGTCCGGTCCGCTGAGAACGTGAGGCCATCATGGTTGAAGTCCCATTCCACCTTCCAAGGCGCATCCAACCCCGGGTCGGTGAAGGAGACGCTCAGGGCGGTGGGCTTGTTCTCCTGGGGCGCGCTGGCGGCGGTGAGCGCGCCCAGCACGGGGGCCACATCGGCCACGGTGAGAGGGAACTTCTCCACGGTGGAGCGGGTCCCAGTGGCGTCCGTGACGCGCACCGCGACGAGGACCGTTCCACTCGCGAGCACGGGAGCCGATGCGGAGACGGCCCCCTGCTGGGTGACTTCCTGGGTGGCGTCGGGGGTGAACCAGCCGGGGAAGTCCGTGTCGAACTGGACCGTCCAGGGACCGCCCGTGGCACCGTCCGCATCGCTGAAGGTGGTGGTGACGGTGACTGTGTCTCCCTCGGTGAGGGTGGCCGGAGAAGCCTCGAGCGGTTGCACCACCGGCTCGGTGCTGGGCGTCTGGATGCGCCACAGGAGCGAGGTATTGTCCTTCAACGTGGGCGCGTCGCTGCTGTGTTGGACAGCCGCCATGTCGGCGGTCTGGACGCCCACGGTGGCGCTGGCGCCGTTGTCCAGGGTGCTGTCATTGACGAGGACATCCCTGTAATTGAAGAGGACGTCTGAGCTGTCTTCGAAAAAGACCACCTGGAAGTTCAGCGTGTCGGCGGGAGTCGCCGCACGGGTGTCGCGGTGGTGGATGTTGCGCCACTCCACCACGAGCTCACGGTGGGGAGCTGTTCCCAGCACTCCCCAATGCACGTTGTTCTCGGCGGCCGGGCCTGGGTAGAGGTCATCCCAGAACGGCGCTACGAGCGTGGCGTGGGGCGCCGCCGGTAACGTGCTGTTGTGGAAGCCGATGTTGTCGCTGGTGAACGACAGGGCACCGTTCATGCTGATGTTCAGCAAGGTCTGGCCGGGGCCCTGCGCGAACGGAATGGGGAAGGGTGAGGTGAGCGGGGTGACGGTATCGTCTCCCTGCGCCAGGGAGGTGCCGGTGAAGCTGCGCCACTCCGCGGGGATGTCTTTCCGAACGTAGCTCAGGACGGTGTGGACGGTCAGGGGCTCACTCTCGGGAAGGGAGAGGGTATAGGTGCCCGCGGCGCCCGGCTCGAAGTAGCCGGTGTACATGCCGTCACCCGCCACCTCGTCCCCATGCTGGCCATTGTCCTGTAACAGGAACGTCTCATTGCCGGGCGTCACCGTGACGGTCAGCGCCCCCGCAGGGGCGTCGCAGCGGATGTGATAGGCGACAATCTGGAGCGGCTCCTGGACGCCCACGGAGGCGGTGGGCAGGAGGGGGCGCACCCGGCCAGAGAAGACCTGGTTGTTGCACGTGAGTGAGCCCTTGCCCGCGCTGTCCGAAGCGCGCAGGCGGCTGCCCGTCAGGGTTTTTCCCTGGGCGGCGGTGGAGCTCACCGCCCCCGCGAGCACCAGGTTCTTGATCTGCCGCCAATCGCGGCCCGGATCCTGCGCCTTGAGCAACCCAATCACGCCAGACACGTGCGGGGCGGCCATCGAGGTGCCATCGAAGGAGTCATACTTTCCACCCGGCACGCTGCTGAGGATGCCGACACCCGGGGCCGCGAGGTGCACCGTGCGCTGGCCATAGTTGGAGAAGCTGGCCAGTGTGTCGCTGCGATCGTGCGCGGCCACGGAGATGATGTTGGAGAGGAAGTAGCTGCCTGGATAGGAGGCGAGGGTGTCGTTGTCGGTGTTGTTGTTGCCCGCCGCGGCCACGAAGAGGATGCCATCGTCACGTTGCTGGATGACGGCGTCTTGGAGTTCCTGGGAGAAGGAGCCTCCGCCCCACGAGTTGTTGGTGGCGATGACGTTGACCGGGTGGAGTGCCCGCGTCTTCATCTGGTGGATGTATTCCAGGCACGTCACGGCATCTGCCAGGGTGCCGCTGCCACCGGAGTCCAGGAACTTGCAGGCCATCAGCTGGGCGGACCAGTTCACCCCCACCACGCCTGTGCTGTTGTTGCCACGGCCGGCGATGGTCCCCGCGCAGTGCGTGCCGTGCTCGTTGTCGTCCATCGGATCGCCGCTGCGGGTGATCGCATTGATGCCGTGAATGTCGTCGATGTAGCCGTTGCCATCATCGTCCACGTGATTGCCCGGAATTTCCCCCGGGTTGGTCCACAGGTTGTCCTTGAGCTCGGGATGGGTGTAGTCGATGCCGGTGTCGATCACCGCCACGACGCCGGAGGGGCCACTGCCTTGGGTCAGCTCCCAGGCCTCGGGGGCGTTGATGTCGACGTCCGCCGTGCCCCCCGACTGGCCGGTGTTGTGCAGTCCCCACAGCTCGCCGAAGCGGGCGTCGTTCGGCAGCGCGCTGATGCGATAGACGAAGTTGGGTTCTGCGTGCTCGATGCTGGGGTCCTTCAGATAGGAGGCCAGGGCGTCCTTCAGGGACGCTTCGGGCACCGAGACCAACTGCAACCCGGGGTGTGAGCGGTAGGTGTGCAGCACCTGGGCGCCGCGCAGCGCGTGGGCTTCCGTCGCCGTGAGGTGTCCGGCGCCCTTCTTGAAGCGCACCAGCAACTGGCCCGCGACGTACTCGGAGCCGTTCGAACCTTGGAGGACCCGTGCCCCGGAAGCGAGGGGACGCGCGTGGGAGGCCCCGCGGCGCGCAGGGGGCGCGGACGCTCCGGGTGCCTCCTTGTTCGTGCAACCCTGAATCGCCAGGAGTGATCCGAGGATCAGGGCGGCCAGCGCCCTCTTCCCGGGCACGGCTTGTGGCGCCCCCGGCTTCATCCAACCCGTCATGAGCAATGCCTGCTTTCTCTTGAACGATGAGTTCGGACGTGCGTGTTCTGTCGGTGGCGGGTCCCCAGCCCGAACGGATTACGGCTTCGGTAATCCGGGTGTCATTGGGGGCAGAGAAGGCAGGCCATTCAAGAGCCCAGGGTTTTTCCAGGACAGCGGGGTTCCTTCCTGAACAGGGGGGGAGGGGCGGGGACGGCCCCGCCGCTCACTTCCGTGAAGCGCAATGGTCCGTCTGGGTGGGGACTTGGGAGGGGGGGAGGCGAGGCTGCTTCACTCCCCGGCGAGCAGCCGAGGCCTTTTCACCCCCCCCCTCCAGGTGCGGATGCGGTATAGACGGCTGCCCCGAAAGCTCCAATGCTGGGGCAGCAACGCGATGACGCGAGATTCGACAGAAACACCGCCCGCCGATGGACCGCTCCTGCCTGCGCCCGATGACGCGCGCGAGGCCACCTCTCCCGAGGTGCTGACGGTCTTCGAGCCCGCGACCGAGGCCCCCCCCATGTCTGAAGCAGCGCTGCAGGCGGATTCCCTGGATCTGCCCCTGCCCACCGAGCCCGTCGAACCCCGGGCCGAGTCCCTTGAGCCCCCTCCCGAGGCGCTGGCCGCGGAGATCGCCAGCCCCGAACCAGAGCTCGTGGCCCCCACCACCACGCCCACCGGCGAGCCCCCCGCGATCGATCCCTCGAAGCTCGATCCGGATGCCCTCAAGGTGGTCCTCCGGCTGCACCAGCACGGCCACCAGGCCTACCTGGTGGGCGGGTGCGTGAGAGATCTGCTCCTGGGGCGCAGGCCCAAGGACTTCGATGTGGCCACCAGTGCCCACCCGGGCGAGGTGCGCGCCACCTTCCGCAATTGCCGCCTCATCGGGCGCCGGTTCCGGCTGGCCCACGTGTACTTCAAGGGGGGGAAGATCATCGAGGTCTCCACCTTCCGCGCCAACCCCTTGGAGATGGAGCCCACCGAGGAGGAGGGGGCCGAGAACGGCAACGGCAATGGGGATGATCTGCTCATCACCCATGACAACGTTTTTGGCACCGCGGAGCAGGATGCCCGTCGCCGCGATTTCACCATCAACGGCCTCTTCTATGACGTCACCGAAGGCCGGGTGATCGACTACGTGCGCGGCCGGAGGGATCTCGACGAGCGGTACATCCGCACCATCGGCGATCCGGAGATCCGCATGCGCGAGGATCCGGTGCGCATCCTCCGGGCCGTGCGCTTCGCGAGCAAGCTGGACCTGGACATCGAGTCGCGGACCTACGCGGCCATGGAAGGGGCGGTGGAGGATCTGCCCCGCTGCGCCCCGGCCCGGCTGCTGGAGGAGACCTTCCGCCTCATCCGGGGCGGGGTGGCGGCCCCCAGCCTCAAGCTGCTCTCCGCGCTGGATGCGCTGAAAATCCTGCTGCCACCCGTGGATGCGTATCTGAAGCGGAGCCGTGAGAGCGAGCGGACCTTCTACGCCTTCGCCGAGGCGCTGGACCGGCGGGTGGCGACCGGTGAGCCGCTCGACGATGCCATTCTCCTGGCCACGTTGCTGGTGCCCATCAGCCGGGCCGCGCCGCCGCCCGAGGAGGCGGAGGACGCTCAGCCCTCGGTCGCCCAATCCATCGAGGATCTGCTCGCGGGGTTCGTGCAGAGCGCTCGGCTGCCGCGCCGGATCGCCGAGCGGTGCCGTCTGCTGCTGCTGGCCCAGCGCACCCTCTCGGGAGAGCGGCGCCGTCGCGGCGCGGCCTTCCGGCGGCATCCGCTCTTTGGCGAGGCGCTCACGGTCTTCGAGCTTTCCGTCGAGGCCACCGGAGAGTTCCGTGAGGCCCTGGGCGCGTGGAAGAGCGGCGAGGTGCCGCCTGCGCGCGCCGAGGCACCTGCTGCGGAAGAAAAGGCGGGACGCAAACGCCGCCGCCGCCGCCGCAGGGGAGGGCGCAAGACGGGGCGCTCCGAGGCTGGGAGCACCGAAGCTGGAAGCGCCGAGGTCTCGGAGGAGTCGCCCGAAGGCGTCGAGGCCGAGGAGCTCGAATCCGAGGACTCGGAGGGCGATGCCGAGGAGCCGGAGTCCAGCGACTCCGAACCTTGAGCCCCGGCTGTCGATGACAGCCGTTTCAAATCACCTCATCCCGGATGATGGGGCAGGCAATGATGCCGCAGGTGGGGCGAATGGGGCCGATGCAGCCCGTCGATGGGCGGATATCTCCGCTCGTAATGATTTGTCCGCCCGTGATGCCGAGCAGCTCGTCTTCACTGAGTTCGGACAGCGGTTGGCCAGAGGGGCTCTCTGGGAGGGCCCCTCGCTCTTCGGTGGAAAGGCTTGCGCGAAAGGCGGGGTCTTTCCAGGCGCGGATGATGTTCTTCGGGTTCATGGTGGTCTCTCCGTGAGGAACCTCGGTCCGCGGTAGGCGGCGGGGCCTCATGGAAAGAGAGTGTTTCGAAGCAAAACCGTGACATGTCTGTTTTTGCGAGCAGGCTGCCTTGTCCTCCAGCCAAGACGCTCGGGCCCATGCCATCCTTTGTCACAAGCGCAAGCCCCGCGTCCTCTGTCTGAGTGCCCACCCAGGGCATTCGGAGGAGTCGCCATGAGCAACAAGACGGAAGTACAGAAGACGTTGGTGCATCAGGGGATCGAACTCGATGAGAGCCAGTTGATCACCGTCGTCGGTGGTGCGGCGCAGAAGCCCAAGCACCAAGTCACCGTGAAGCCGGATGGCACGATTGTCATCGTCGTCTACCGGTGATGGACCCACGGCGGTGGGCGGCCAGGGCTGCTCGCCGCCGTTCCTCTGAGAGGGGATTACTCCAGCCGTCCCGTCTTGCGCACCTGGGCGTTCACCAGCCGCGAGTAGACCCCTCCGCGTGCGAGCAGCTCTTCGTGCGAGCCGGATTCCACCAGGTGGCCCTCGTCCATCACCAGGATGAGATCTGCCTCCACCACGGTGCTCAACCGGTGGGCGATCACGATGCGGGTGCAGCTCAAACCCGCAAGGGACTGCTGCACCTTGCGCTCGGTGATGGCGTCCAAGGCACTGGTGGCCTCGTCGAGCAGGAGCACGGCGGGCTTCTGCATCAGCGCCCGTGCCAGGGCCAGCCGTTGCCGCTGGCCACCGGACAGGGACGCCCCCTGATCCACCAACGGCGTGTCGTAGCCCATGGGCATCGCCAGGATGTCTTCATGGAGCTGGGCCAGTTGTGCGGCCTCGGTGATGGACTCGAGCGGCGTGTTCGGATCCGCGAGCGCGATGTTGGCACGCAGCGTGGAACTGAAGAAGGCGGGCTCCTGGGGCACCACACCGAGCTGGTTGCGCACCGAATGTAAATCCAGCTCGGTGAGATCCTGCGCGTCGAAGAGCACGCGCCCGGTGGAAGGCAGGTACAGGCCGAGCAGCAGGCGGGCCAGGGTGGACTTTCCCGCGCCCGAGCGTCCGACGATGGCCACGAATTGTCCGGGCGCGATGCGCACCGACACGTCCTGGACCACCAGCGGCGCCAGCGGGGAGTAGCGGAACGCGACGTTGTCCAACTCAATGCCGCCGCGCAGCTTGATGGGGCGTCCCATCTGGTCTGGGGCGCGTTCGGGAGGGGTGTCCAGCACATCGTCGATGCGCTCGATGTAGCTGCGCAGGAGCTGGAGCTGGGTGCCGGTGGTGACCAGGTTGGCGAGCGGCACGAGCAGTGCGCCGGCCAGGGCGTTCAGGCCCATCATGGTGCCCAGGGTCATCTTCCCTGCCAGGACTTGCAGTGCGCCGAAGGTGAGCAGGATGAGGGGCGAGGCCATGCGCAAGGTGCCCGTCAGCGCATCCACCCACGCTGCGAGCTGGCCCCGCTTCAGTGAAACGTTGAGCACGTTGACGAGGAGCTCTGAAAAGCGCTGCACCGCCTGGTGTTCCACGCCGAAGGCCTTGAGCGTCTGGATGCCGGTGAGCATTTCGATTTGATAGCTCTGGCTCTTGGCCTCCACCTCCAGGTTCTCGGACAGCAACGCGCGCTGCCGGTGGGTGGAGAGCAGGAGGATGAGGATTTGCAGCAGGCTGAGCCCCAGGACGAGCAGCGCCATGAGGGGGCTCACCGCCACCAGGAGCACCAGGTAGAGGACCACGAGCACGCCATCCAGCACGCCGGAGATGGCGCTGGAGGAGAGAATCTCTCGCACGGTGGAGTTGCTGTTGAGCCGGGCCAGGAGGTCGCCCGCGGCGCGGACCTGGAAGAAAGAGTAGGAGAGGCTGACGAGGTGCTCCAGGAAGCTGAGCGTCATGCTGGAGTCCATGCGCGTGCGCAACTCCAGCAGCAGGTGGCCTCGGATGAGGGACGTCAGAAGCTGGAAGCCGGCCAGCGACAAGAGCCCCAGCCCCACCACGAGCAGCAGGTGCTGATCCCCCCGGGGCACCACGCGGTCGATGATGAGGCCGGTGAGCGCGGGCACCGCCAGTGCGAAGAGCTGGAGCACCAGGGAGACGGTGAGGATGCGGCCCAGCGAGTGGGACTGCTGAATGACCTGGAGGGCATAGCGGGAGGCGTTGCGGGGCTGGGCCTTGCGCGTCTCGAAGTGCTCGCCTGGCTCCAGCAGCAGGGCCACGCCGGTGAAGGATTGGCGAAAGCGCTCCATGGGCACGCGGCGTCGGCCGTGCCCAGGGTCCACGACATGAACGCAGTCCCGGCCGAGCCGCTCGAAGACGACGAAGTGTGAGAATTGCCAGTGGAGGATGGTGCCGGTGGGCAGGTAGCGCAGCGCCTCCGGATCGATGGAGACGCCCCGTCCCCTCAGTCCGAAAGCCCGGGCCGCCCGGAGAATGTCCAGTGCCGAGACGCCATCCCGCGCGGCCCCCATGGTCTGGCGGACCTGCTCCAGCCGTGTGGGGCGGCCGTGGAAGCCCATCGCCATCGCCAGGCAGGCGGCGCCGCACTCGGTCTCCGAGAGCTGGTGGACGATGGGGATGCGGCGCCCGCGAGAGCGGGCCTGGAGGTTCTGCAGGGCGGGAAAGCGGTGGGTGAGGGGCGAGGGCTGGGGGGATTCATCGGTCTTCATATCCCAGGGCTCCCTTCAAGCCGGGCACGAGGGTCACGAGGATGCGCTCGGAGCGAACGCGGGCATCGGCGCGTGCTTGCATGCCATCGAAGAAGTTGAAGGCGCGCCGCTTGCTGAGGAACGTGGGAGAGCCGATGCGCGCCCGCACCATCACCAGCGGCCCCGAGAGCGTGAGGGCATCCGCGACGTCCGCGCCCAGGAACCGGCGTGCCTCATTGGGACCGATGATCTGGTCTCCCACCGATTCGATGCGCAGCTCATGGTACTCGTGGGGAAAGCCGTTGAACTCGACGCGCAGCGAACGGCCCGGCTCGAGCATGGGCCGGTAGCCCCCTGGCAGCAGGGCCAGCAGCGTCACGTGCACGTCATCCCCGATCAGGGTGACGACGCTCGCGCCGGGGGAGATGTATTGGCCTGGGCGGACGCGCAGGGAGCCCACCACCCCGGCATGGGGGGCGCGCAGGGTGCGATCCTGTTGCCGCGCCTGCGCCAGCTCTCGCTCGGCGCGCAGCGAGGTGAGGGTTTGCCGGGCTGACTCGTCCGTGGGCTCTCGCAGCACCCGGAGGAGCTGAAGCTCGAACTCCCGTTGGATGCGGTCCAGCGAGGCGGTCTCTCCCTGGGCGAGGAAGGTCACCAGCGCCTGGCCTGCCTCCACGCGTTGGCCCGCCTTCACCTTCACGGAGGCGACAAGGCCCGGGGTGTCCACGGACAGGTTGCTCCGTCCTTCGACCTCCACCACTGCGGGGCCGGAGGCGTACTCGGGCAGGGTGCCCAGCGCGGAGTAGCTGAGCGTGAAGAGCAGCAGGGCGAGCAGGACCCAGTAGGTCCATCCCGTCCACCGCGGAGAGATGCGCAGCAGATCGCCCTCTTGGCGGGCTCCCTCATGGTGGCGCAGGGCCTCTTCGCGAAAGATGCGGGGCCGGTTTCCAGGGCTCACGGCGCGGCCCCCAGGGGCGGGGCGGCCTGGGCCTTGACATGTCCCAGCGGCGGCTGGGGTTCAGCACGAACGTGCACCACCTGGCCTGTGGAGATGTCTCCGGAGGGGGGCAGATCGAAGGCCGCGATGGCGAAGACGAGGCGGGCGGCAGTGTCCACTTCGGGGGCGATGCTCTCCACGGTGCCGGTGAGCGAATCGCCTCGCTGAACCACCCACAGCTGGACCGGCGAGCCCTCGTGAAGCTGGCGGGCCGCGCCTTCCGGCAAGGC encodes the following:
- a CDS encoding peptidase domain-containing ABC transporter, which translates into the protein MKTDESPQPSPLTHRFPALQNLQARSRGRRIPIVHQLSETECGAACLAMAMGFHGRPTRLEQVRQTMGAARDGVSALDILRAARAFGLRGRGVSIDPEALRYLPTGTILHWQFSHFVVFERLGRDCVHVVDPGHGRRRVPMERFRQSFTGVALLLEPGEHFETRKAQPRNASRYALQVIQQSHSLGRILTVSLVLQLFALAVPALTGLIIDRVVPRGDQHLLLVVGLGLLSLAGFQLLTSLIRGHLLLELRTRMDSSMTLSFLEHLVSLSYSFFQVRAAGDLLARLNSNSTVREILSSSAISGVLDGVLVVLYLVLLVAVSPLMALLVLGLSLLQILILLLSTHRQRALLSENLEVEAKSQSYQIEMLTGIQTLKAFGVEHQAVQRFSELLVNVLNVSLKRGQLAAWVDALTGTLRMASPLILLTFGALQVLAGKMTLGTMMGLNALAGALLVPLANLVTTGTQLQLLRSYIERIDDVLDTPPERAPDQMGRPIKLRGGIELDNVAFRYSPLAPLVVQDVSVRIAPGQFVAIVGRSGAGKSTLARLLLGLYLPSTGRVLFDAQDLTELDLHSVRNQLGVVPQEPAFFSSTLRANIALADPNTPLESITEAAQLAQLHEDILAMPMGYDTPLVDQGASLSGGQRQRLALARALMQKPAVLLLDEATSALDAITERKVQQSLAGLSCTRIVIAHRLSTVVEADLILVMDEGHLVESGSHEELLARGGVYSRLVNAQVRKTGRLE
- the pcnB gene encoding polynucleotide adenylyltransferase PcnB, coding for MTRDSTETPPADGPLLPAPDDAREATSPEVLTVFEPATEAPPMSEAALQADSLDLPLPTEPVEPRAESLEPPPEALAAEIASPEPELVAPTTTPTGEPPAIDPSKLDPDALKVVLRLHQHGHQAYLVGGCVRDLLLGRRPKDFDVATSAHPGEVRATFRNCRLIGRRFRLAHVYFKGGKIIEVSTFRANPLEMEPTEEEGAENGNGNGDDLLITHDNVFGTAEQDARRRDFTINGLFYDVTEGRVIDYVRGRRDLDERYIRTIGDPEIRMREDPVRILRAVRFASKLDLDIESRTYAAMEGAVEDLPRCAPARLLEETFRLIRGGVAAPSLKLLSALDALKILLPPVDAYLKRSRESERTFYAFAEALDRRVATGEPLDDAILLATLLVPISRAAPPPEEAEDAQPSVAQSIEDLLAGFVQSARLPRRIAERCRLLLLAQRTLSGERRRRGAAFRRHPLFGEALTVFELSVEATGEFREALGAWKSGEVPPARAEAPAAEEKAGRKRRRRRRRGGRKTGRSEAGSTEAGSAEVSEESPEGVEAEELESEDSEGDAEEPESSDSEP
- a CDS encoding efflux RND transporter periplasmic adaptor subunit; this encodes MSPGNRPRIFREEALRHHEGARQEGDLLRISPRWTGWTYWVLLALLLFTLSYSALGTLPEYASGPAVVEVEGRSNLSVDTPGLVASVKVKAGQRVEAGQALVTFLAQGETASLDRIQREFELQLLRVLREPTDESARQTLTSLRAERELAQARQQDRTLRAPHAGVVGSLRVRPGQYISPGASVVTLIGDDVHVTLLALLPGGYRPMLEPGRSLRVEFNGFPHEYHELRIESVGDQIIGPNEARRFLGADVADALTLSGPLVMVRARIGSPTFLSKRRAFNFFDGMQARADARVRSERILVTLVPGLKGALGYEDR
- a CDS encoding mersacidin/lichenicidin family type 2 lantibiotic — protein: MNPKNIIRAWKDPAFRASLSTEERGALPESPSGQPLSELSEDELLGITGGQIITSGDIRPSTGCIGPIRPTCGIIACPIIRDEVI
- a CDS encoding S8 family serine peptidase; the encoded protein is MTGWMKPGAPQAVPGKRALAALILGSLLAIQGCTNKEAPGASAPPARRGASHARPLASGARVLQGSNGSEYVAGQLLVRFKKGAGHLTATEAHALRGAQVLHTYRSHPGLQLVSVPEASLKDALASYLKDPSIEHAEPNFVYRISALPNDARFGELWGLHNTGQSGGTADVDINAPEAWELTQGSGPSGVVAVIDTGIDYTHPELKDNLWTNPGEIPGNHVDDDGNGYIDDIHGINAITRSGDPMDDNEHGTHCAGTIAGRGNNSTGVVGVNWSAQLMACKFLDSGGSGTLADAVTCLEYIHQMKTRALHPVNVIATNNSWGGGSFSQELQDAVIQQRDDGILFVAAAGNNNTDNDTLASYPGSYFLSNIISVAAHDRSDTLASFSNYGQRTVHLAAPGVGILSSVPGGKYDSFDGTSMAAPHVSGVIGLLKAQDPGRDWRQIKNLVLAGAVSSTAAQGKTLTGSRLRASDSAGKGSLTCNNQVFSGRVRPLLPTASVGVQEPLQIVAYHIRCDAPAGALTVTVTPGNETFLLQDNGQHGDEVAGDGMYTGYFEPGAAGTYTLSLPESEPLTVHTVLSYVRKDIPAEWRSFTGTSLAQGDDTVTPLTSPFPIPFAQGPGQTLLNISMNGALSFTSDNIGFHNSTLPAAPHATLVAPFWDDLYPGPAAENNVHWGVLGTAPHRELVVEWRNIHHRDTRAATPADTLNFQVVFFEDSSDVLFNYRDVLVNDSTLDNGASATVGVQTADMAAVQHSSDAPTLKDNTSLLWRIQTPSTEPVVQPLEASPATLTEGDTVTVTTTFSDADGATGGPWTVQFDTDFPGWFTPDATQEVTQQGAVSASAPVLASGTVLVAVRVTDATGTRSTVEKFPLTVADVAPVLGALTAASAPQENKPTALSVSFTDPGLDAPWKVEWDFNHDGLTFSADRTSLATRAGRVTLEHTFPQDGTFTVAARVTDKDGVQSNIQVLDVTVEDLSPALSAIRGDTSLKEGSTFHFLSSFSNPGDNAKPWKVQWDHDYDGTTFTVDAEESRITDGDITLSGIAADSGQFQYALRVVDADGSVSDVQTLTLDIAEVNPEAKGLTARLLTGRGKEPSTMTFDLSARSGAQEANADPLQAFLWDFEGDGTFDALTTAPYALHAFRDNPAGGNTFTTLVRVMDEDSFTDLTVPVTIDNVPPALTLPPRTDAMEGRLLALRLTATDPGADTLAFSVSNAPAGLNVTEDGLLLWTPHFQQSSGEGRTHIVTVTVTDDDGASDSQPITLTVWWKDADGDGMADSWEVEHGLDPTRHDADEDRDGDGVSNLTEFLSETGGPRIPEAAVAGSPLSGEQVNAPQLVLTTQNVKDVGNLSTVRYQFQLFSDRLLTRPIRDVTVDQVPGAATSATLTDGTESETLEDLQDNHAYAWRVRATDDALHGSWSEVQYITFNPLNDAPEAPRTAHPLAGTQVSTDRPTLVTDNALDADDGALSYVFELATDKAMTQTVLTSGTTAGGPHGSTAWTVTTTLVPFTTYYWRVTAADPHGATAYSDVSSFSTYLGRPSNREPGLPVLAEPSTDGHVSLSTPTLVAHAARDPDGDALSYVFELDTSATFSSPSRTTSATLAADPDGKVRWQTPALMEDTRYFWRTRALDGFSASEWSLNSFRVNTRNDAPSAPVALNPSDAILSARRPPTLRIQNAVDPEGDALTYFFEVRRTDGTLVATGHGLTEGDHGQTSFTLPSALNRAERYFWTAYAKDAAGAVGPSSAKAHFRVDRGRSHPEPREERYGGCTAGENALGGILPLVAMALGLIRLRRQPRGRRDTSR